From the Caloenas nicobarica isolate bCalNic1 chromosome 2, bCalNic1.hap1, whole genome shotgun sequence genome, the window TCAGTTTCCTGTTGCTGTGAGCTTGCTGCGCTAGCTGCTCGGCTCGGGCCATCTCCAAGACTTCTCGCAGGAGGTGGAAAGTCAGATCCAGAGAAATAGGGGGCTCCTCGGAACGCTTCTCCCTCTCCACGGCCTCCCCCTCGGCTTCGCcctcctcggggctccccagcGAGCGCtcgggcagctgctgcagctcttgcaccgCCTCCCGGAAAAAGTTGCTGGCGGAGGCTTCGGGCTGTAGGTGGCTGGTGCCGCTGGAAGAGGCGGAGAAAGAGCCAACGGGTCTCTTGTTGAGGTTGCCCAGGCGCAGGAAATACTCTTCTCCCATGCGGAGCAGG encodes:
- the CRH gene encoding corticoliberin, encoding MKIPLLVSTGILLVALLPCQECRALSKSPVVPHGALHQPDFFQQQQQQQQTLPVLLRMGEEYFLRLGNLNKRPVGSFSASSSGTSHLQPEASASNFFREAVQELQQLPERSLGSPEEGEAEGEAVEREKRSEEPPISLDLTFHLLREVLEMARAEQLAQQAHSNRKLMEIIGK